Proteins encoded within one genomic window of Acidicapsa ligni:
- a CDS encoding cupin domain-containing protein, translating to MKIVKLLLCLAWFAPGLLVAQEAKVTEVMSKDLSNIPGKEGLMLVVDYPPGSSDPVHRHNAHGFIYVLEGSIVMQVRGGKEVTLTRGQTFYEGPDNVHVVGRNASKTEPAKFVVFLVKDKGAPVLIPVN from the coding sequence ATGAAGATCGTAAAACTACTCTTGTGTCTGGCGTGGTTTGCTCCTGGCTTGCTGGTAGCGCAGGAAGCTAAGGTCACGGAGGTCATGTCGAAAGACCTGTCAAACATTCCGGGTAAGGAAGGTTTGATGCTCGTCGTGGATTACCCGCCGGGCAGTTCAGACCCCGTACATCGCCACAATGCACATGGGTTTATTTATGTGCTGGAAGGCTCGATCGTCATGCAGGTGAGGGGCGGAAAAGAAGTGACTCTGACGCGTGGTCAGACCTTCTATGAAGGGCCCGATAATGTTCACGTCGTTGGGCGGAACGCGAGTAAGACCGAGCCGGCGAAATTCGTCGTGTTCCTGGTAAAGGACAAAGGCGCTCCCGTGCTGATACCGGTGAACTAA